The following are encoded in a window of Pseudomonas sp. St316 genomic DNA:
- a CDS encoding ABC transporter ATP-binding protein, with protein sequence MNALLQGHAASNPTRTGTALLSVDNVSLEYRTPQRVVRATHQVSFEVDPADRFVLLGPSGCGKSTLLKAIGGFITPCEGEIRLQGQTVNAPGPDRIVVFQEFDQLPPWKTVKQNVMFALLASHTLKRREAEERALHYLDKVGLAGFADAYPHTLSGGMKARVAIARALAMQPKILLMDEPFAALDALTRRKMQEELLLLWEEVRFTLLFVTHSIEEALVVGNRILLLSPHPGRVRAEIHSHQYDLHSLGGVGFQHTARRIHSLLFEQGQSPETERELDFADIRIAY encoded by the coding sequence ATGAACGCGCTTTTGCAAGGCCACGCGGCCAGCAACCCCACTCGCACCGGCACGGCGTTGTTGTCGGTGGATAACGTCAGCCTGGAATACCGCACCCCGCAGCGGGTGGTGCGGGCCACCCATCAAGTGAGTTTCGAAGTCGACCCGGCAGACCGTTTTGTACTGCTCGGCCCGTCGGGGTGCGGCAAGTCCACCTTGCTCAAGGCCATTGGCGGCTTCATCACGCCGTGCGAGGGCGAGATTCGCTTGCAAGGCCAGACCGTCAACGCGCCGGGGCCGGACCGGATCGTGGTGTTCCAGGAGTTCGATCAACTGCCACCGTGGAAAACCGTCAAGCAGAACGTGATGTTTGCGCTGTTGGCGTCCCATACCCTCAAGCGCCGCGAGGCTGAGGAGCGGGCGCTGCATTACCTCGATAAAGTCGGCCTGGCGGGGTTTGCCGATGCCTATCCACACACCTTGTCCGGTGGCATGAAGGCCCGCGTGGCGATTGCCCGAGCGCTGGCGATGCAGCCGAAAATCCTGCTGATGGACGAGCCCTTCGCCGCCCTCGATGCCCTGACCCGACGCAAGATGCAGGAAGAATTGCTGCTGCTCTGGGAAGAGGTGCGCTTCACCCTGCTGTTCGTCACTCACTCCATCGAGGAGGCGCTGGTGGTGGGCAATCGCATTCTGTTGTTGTCGCCGCACCCGGGGCGAGTGCGGGCGGAAATCCACAGCCATCAATACGATTTGCACAGCCTTGGGGGCGTGGGGTTCCAGCACACGGCGCGGCGGATTCATTCGCTGTTGTTCGAACAAGGCCAGTCGCCGGAGACCGAGCGCGAGCTGGATTTCGCCGACATTCGTATCGCGTATTAA
- a CDS encoding ABC transporter permease, which yields MSQLSPARQEYEVDLQPLTHVPLERELPLGQRLWQQGWLRKSLILFVLALVWEGVARYQNNDLLLPSFLQTASALYDGLLSGELLGKVWISLVVLLKGYLLGIILAFGLTTLAVSTQLGRDLLSTLTSMFNPLPAIALLPLALLWFGLGQNSLIFVLVHSVLWALALNMYAGFLGVSETLRMAGRNYGLKGLRFVLFILIPAALPSILAGLKIGWAFAWRTLIAAELVFGATSGKGGLGWYIFQNRNELYTDKVFAGLAVVILIGLLVENLVFDSLERVTVKRWGMQR from the coding sequence ATGAGCCAGTTATCGCCTGCGCGCCAAGAGTATGAAGTCGACCTGCAACCCCTGACCCATGTGCCGCTGGAGCGCGAGTTGCCCTTGGGCCAGCGCCTCTGGCAACAGGGTTGGCTGCGCAAGAGTTTGATCCTGTTCGTGCTGGCGCTGGTGTGGGAGGGCGTGGCGCGCTACCAGAACAACGACCTGCTGCTGCCGAGCTTCCTGCAGACCGCCAGCGCGTTGTACGACGGTTTGCTCAGCGGCGAGCTGCTGGGCAAGGTGTGGATTTCCCTGGTGGTGTTGCTCAAGGGCTATCTGCTGGGGATTATCCTGGCGTTCGGCCTGACCACCCTGGCGGTGTCGACGCAGTTGGGCCGTGACCTGCTCAGCACACTGACGTCGATGTTCAACCCGTTGCCAGCCATTGCCCTGTTGCCGTTGGCACTGCTGTGGTTCGGCCTGGGGCAGAACAGCCTGATCTTCGTACTGGTGCATTCGGTGCTGTGGGCCCTGGCGTTGAACATGTACGCGGGGTTTCTCGGTGTGTCGGAAACGCTGCGCATGGCTGGGCGCAACTATGGGCTCAAGGGCCTGCGCTTCGTGTTGTTCATCCTGATCCCGGCGGCGCTGCCGTCGATCCTCGCCGGGTTGAAGATCGGCTGGGCGTTCGCCTGGCGCACCTTGATCGCCGCTGAACTGGTGTTCGGCGCCACCAGCGGCAAGGGTGGATTGGGCTGGTACATCTTCCAGAATCGCAACGAGCTGTACACCGACAAGGTATTTGCCGGGTTGGCGGTGGTGATTTTGATTGGGTTGCTGGTGGAGAACCTGGTGTTCGACAGTTTGGAGCGGGTGACGGTGAAGCGTTGGGGGATGCAGCGTTAG